In Phreatobacter stygius, a genomic segment contains:
- a CDS encoding ABC transporter ATP-binding protein: MLLEVRGLAAAYGASQVLFGLSIDVGAGEVISLIGRNGMGKSTTVKSIVGMLKPKAGTVRFNGERIDGQPSHRLARMGLGLVPEGRRIFPNLTVRENLVMAAADRRAADDPWTLERVIAFFPRLGERLGNGGHQLSGGEQQMLAIGRALMTNPVLLILDEATEGLAPVIRELIWTRLAALKATGLAMIVIDKDIEAVAALADRHFVVEKGEILWTGSSGELMADTAMRALYLAV; encoded by the coding sequence ATGCTGCTCGAAGTGCGCGGCCTTGCCGCCGCCTATGGCGCAAGCCAGGTTCTGTTCGGCCTGTCGATCGATGTCGGTGCCGGCGAGGTGATCTCGCTGATCGGCCGCAACGGCATGGGCAAGTCGACCACGGTGAAATCGATCGTCGGCATGCTCAAGCCAAAGGCCGGCACCGTGCGTTTCAACGGCGAGCGGATCGACGGCCAGCCCTCGCACCGGCTGGCGCGCATGGGCCTCGGCCTGGTTCCCGAGGGCCGGCGTATCTTTCCCAATCTGACGGTCAGGGAAAACCTGGTCATGGCTGCCGCCGACCGCCGCGCGGCCGATGATCCATGGACGCTCGAGCGTGTCATTGCCTTCTTCCCGCGCCTGGGCGAACGGCTGGGCAATGGTGGGCATCAGCTTTCGGGCGGCGAACAGCAGATGCTGGCCATCGGCCGGGCGCTGATGACCAACCCGGTCCTGCTCATCCTCGACGAGGCGACCGAGGGGCTCGCCCCGGTCATTCGTGAACTGATCTGGACGCGGCTCGCCGCGCTGAAGGCCACGGGATTGGCCATGATCGTCATCGACAAAGACATCGAGGCGGTCGCTGCGCTGGCCGACCGGCATTTTGTCGTCGAGAAGGGCGAAATCCTCTGGACTGGCTCATCCGGCGAACTGATGGCCGACACCGCCATGCGCGCGCTTTATCTGGCGGTCTGA
- a CDS encoding heavy metal-binding domain-containing protein, whose protein sequence is MLLTTTPTLEGGRIIRYHGVVTGEVILGANIFRDFFASIRDIVGGRAGSYEAVLRDGRNTAFGEMMQEAQRLGANAIVGIDVDYETLGKSMLMVSVSGTAVSVEMAFQAQAAPQQGGYPSSAPWGGRS, encoded by the coding sequence ATGCTGCTGACCACGACGCCGACCCTCGAAGGCGGCCGCATCATTCGCTACCACGGCGTGGTGACCGGCGAGGTCATTCTCGGCGCCAACATCTTCCGTGATTTCTTCGCGTCGATCCGCGACATCGTCGGCGGCCGCGCCGGCTCCTACGAGGCGGTGCTGCGCGACGGCCGCAACACCGCTTTCGGCGAAATGATGCAGGAAGCCCAGCGGCTCGGCGCCAATGCCATTGTCGGCATCGATGTCGATTACGAGACGCTCGGCAAGTCCATGCTGATGGTCAGCGTCAGCGGCACCGCCGTTTCGGTCGAGATGGCTTTCCAGGCTCAGGCCGCGCCGCAGCAAGGCGGTTATCCCTCATCGGCGCCCTGGGGCGGCCGCAGCTAG
- a CDS encoding heparinase II/III family protein — MSEWVIAGRLAAVGYYRRARGWPVGAGMMRIWRGRSQTPRLLLVPQELRTADPVRADEIIAGLHVFAGRTVQAVDPFAATPPSEEWQEALSGFGWLRHLRAAATPEAGAAARQLVEAWLAAQGRDHSVGWQPQITAERLRAWLAASGLLLAGADEMFYRRFARSLWWQVRVLDAQFASLAPGADRLAVLVALVMAGLCLEGEERLLKWASQRLGEELDRQILPDGGHVSRDPGVLVGLVLDLLPLRQLFPARNVTPPAAILTAVDRMMPMIRFFRLGDGTIARFNGMGPTGIDLVTTALVYDESRGTVPGSAPHSGFERLEAGTTVVITDVGAPPPASYSTGAHAGTLSFELSTGRQLVVMNCGVPTVHRASWRKEARKTAAHSTATVADRSSARFVRRGPAEGAMLSGPHVVEVDRRDLTVTATHDGYRRRLGVQVARVMTLAEDGERLDGEDAIEGADQPYALRFHLHPTVQPVPTEQGRSVLLLLPTGEAWVFAADAGVTIEESIALAMPEGPRRTSQLVVEGRSGTTPSVRWTLRRLERPATHVPDSEPEPQLPL; from the coding sequence ATGAGCGAGTGGGTAATCGCCGGCCGGCTTGCCGCCGTCGGATATTACCGCCGTGCGCGTGGCTGGCCGGTCGGCGCCGGCATGATGCGGATCTGGCGCGGGCGCAGCCAGACACCGCGCCTGCTGCTGGTGCCGCAGGAATTGCGCACTGCCGATCCGGTCCGGGCCGACGAGATCATCGCAGGCCTGCATGTCTTTGCCGGTCGCACGGTTCAGGCGGTCGACCCGTTCGCCGCCACGCCGCCGTCGGAAGAATGGCAGGAGGCGCTGTCCGGTTTCGGCTGGCTGCGGCATCTGAGGGCGGCCGCTACGCCCGAGGCGGGCGCCGCGGCCCGCCAACTGGTCGAAGCCTGGCTCGCCGCGCAGGGCCGCGACCATTCCGTCGGCTGGCAGCCGCAGATCACCGCCGAACGGCTGAGGGCCTGGCTCGCCGCCTCCGGCCTGTTGCTCGCCGGCGCGGACGAGATGTTCTATCGCCGCTTCGCCCGCTCGCTCTGGTGGCAGGTGCGCGTGCTCGACGCCCAGTTCGCCTCCCTTGCCCCTGGTGCCGACCGGCTGGCGGTGCTGGTTGCGCTGGTCATGGCCGGGCTCTGCCTGGAAGGCGAGGAGCGGCTGCTGAAATGGGCCTCGCAGCGCCTGGGCGAGGAGCTCGATCGTCAGATTCTGCCCGATGGCGGCCATGTCAGTCGCGATCCGGGCGTGCTGGTCGGCCTCGTGCTCGACCTCCTGCCGTTGCGCCAGCTGTTTCCGGCACGCAATGTCACGCCGCCCGCGGCGATCCTCACCGCGGTCGATCGGATGATGCCGATGATCCGGTTCTTCCGGCTCGGCGACGGCACGATCGCGCGGTTCAACGGCATGGGGCCGACCGGCATCGATCTGGTGACGACGGCGCTGGTCTATGACGAATCGCGCGGCACGGTGCCGGGCTCGGCGCCGCATAGCGGTTTCGAGCGGCTGGAAGCGGGGACCACGGTTGTCATCACCGATGTCGGCGCGCCGCCGCCGGCGAGCTATAGCACCGGTGCCCATGCCGGGACCTTGTCGTTCGAACTGTCGACCGGGCGGCAGCTGGTGGTGATGAATTGCGGCGTGCCGACCGTCCATCGCGCCAGCTGGCGCAAGGAGGCGCGCAAGACCGCCGCCCATTCGACGGCAACCGTCGCCGATCGCTCGTCGGCCCGCTTCGTGCGCCGTGGCCCGGCCGAGGGAGCCATGCTGTCGGGGCCACATGTGGTCGAGGTCGACCGGCGCGACCTGACCGTCACCGCAACCCATGACGGCTACCGCCGGCGCCTCGGCGTGCAGGTCGCCCGGGTGATGACGCTCGCCGAAGATGGCGAAAGGCTCGACGGCGAGGATGCGATCGAGGGTGCCGACCAGCCCTATGCGTTGCGCTTCCACCTGCACCCGACCGTCCAGCCGGTGCCGACCGAGCAGGGCCGTTCGGTTCTGCTGCTGTTGCCGACCGGCGAGGCCTGGGTCTTTGCCGCCGATGCCGGGGTGACCATCGAGGAGAGCATTGCGCTCGCCATGCCGGAGGGCCCGCGGCGCACCTCGCAACTGGTGGTCGAGGGCCGGTCGGGCACGACGCCGAGCGTGCGCTGGACGCTGCGCCGGCTGGAGCGGCCGGCGACCCATGTGCCCGACAGCGAGCCCGAACCGCAACTGCCGCTGTAA
- the purH gene encoding bifunctional phosphoribosylaminoimidazolecarboxamide formyltransferase/IMP cyclohydrolase yields the protein MLRRGQTFPETATVTASANAPVARALISVSDKTGIVDFARELAGLGVALVSTGGTYKTLKDAGLAVTEVADLTGFPEMMDGRVKTLHPKVHGGLLAIRGNADHEAAAKAHGILPIDLLVVNLYPFEATIARGATWDDTIENIDIGGPAMIRAASKNHDAVTVVVDAADYPSVIEAMKANGGATTLDLRRRLAAKAYARTASYDAAISNWLFDALKETATPYRAFGGSLAQALRYGENPHQWAAFYKTPQGPDARPGVATARQLQGKELSYNNLNDTDAAYELVGEFDPARTAAVAIIKHANPCGVAEAASLIEAYERALACDPVSAFGGIVALNRTLDAEAARRIVEIFTEVIIAPDATDEARAIVAAKKNLRLLVAGGIPDPRAAGLTVKTVAGGLLVQSRDNAVVDAMDLRVVTRRAPTAQELNDLRFAFRVAKHVKSNTIVYAKDGATVGVGAGQMSRVDSARIAARKAEDAAVAAGHAVPLTKGSVVASDAFFPFADGLLAAVEAGATAVIQPGGSMRDKEVIEAADQAGLAMVFTGTRHFRH from the coding sequence ATGCTAAGGCGCGGCCAAACCTTCCCGGAGACCGCCACCGTGACCGCTTCCGCCAATGCTCCCGTCGCTCGTGCGCTCATTTCGGTCTCCGACAAGACCGGCATCGTCGATTTTGCCCGCGAACTCGCCGGGCTTGGCGTCGCCCTGGTCTCGACCGGCGGCACCTACAAGACGCTCAAGGATGCCGGCCTGGCGGTGACCGAAGTGGCCGATCTCACCGGTTTTCCGGAAATGATGGACGGCCGGGTCAAGACGCTGCATCCGAAGGTGCATGGCGGGCTTCTGGCCATTCGCGGCAATGCCGATCATGAGGCCGCCGCGAAGGCCCATGGCATCCTGCCGATCGATCTCCTGGTGGTGAACCTCTATCCGTTCGAGGCGACGATTGCCCGCGGCGCGACCTGGGACGACACGATCGAGAACATCGATATCGGCGGCCCGGCCATGATCCGCGCGGCCTCGAAGAACCATGATGCGGTGACGGTGGTGGTGGATGCCGCCGATTATCCGTCGGTCATCGAGGCGATGAAGGCGAATGGCGGCGCCACCACGCTCGATCTGCGGCGCAGGCTCGCGGCCAAGGCCTATGCCCGCACGGCAAGCTATGACGCGGCGATCTCGAACTGGCTGTTCGACGCGCTGAAGGAGACCGCGACGCCTTACCGGGCCTTTGGCGGCTCGCTGGCCCAGGCGTTGCGCTATGGCGAAAATCCGCATCAATGGGCGGCCTTCTACAAGACCCCGCAAGGCCCGGATGCGCGTCCGGGCGTCGCGACCGCCCGTCAGCTGCAGGGCAAGGAGCTCTCCTACAACAACCTCAACGATACCGATGCGGCCTATGAACTGGTCGGCGAGTTCGATCCGGCGCGCACCGCGGCGGTGGCCATCATCAAGCACGCCAATCCCTGTGGCGTCGCCGAGGCGGCAAGCCTGATCGAAGCCTATGAGCGGGCGCTGGCCTGCGACCCGGTCTCGGCCTTTGGCGGCATTGTCGCGCTGAACCGTACGCTCGACGCCGAAGCGGCGCGCCGGATCGTCGAGATCTTTACCGAGGTGATCATCGCCCCCGATGCGACCGACGAGGCCAGGGCCATCGTCGCAGCCAAAAAGAACCTGCGCCTGCTGGTCGCCGGCGGCATTCCCGACCCGCGGGCGGCCGGCCTGACGGTCAAGACGGTGGCCGGTGGGCTTCTGGTGCAGTCGCGCGACAATGCCGTGGTCGACGCCATGGACCTGAGGGTGGTGACCAGGCGCGCGCCGACGGCGCAGGAGCTCAACGACCTGCGCTTCGCCTTCCGGGTTGCCAAACACGTCAAGTCGAACACCATCGTCTATGCCAAGGACGGTGCGACGGTGGGCGTCGGCGCCGGCCAGATGAGCCGGGTCGATTCGGCGCGCATCGCCGCGCGCAAGGCCGAGGACGCGGCGGTCGCCGCCGGCCATGCCGTGCCGCTCACCAAGGGTTCGGTGGTCGCTTCCGACGCCTTCTTCCCGTTTGCCGACGGTCTGCTGGCAGCGGTCGAGGCGGGTGCAACCGCGGTGATCCAGCCCGGCGGCTCGATGCGCGACAAGGAGGTCATCGAGGCCGCCGACCAGGCCGGCCTTGCCATGGTGTTCACCGGCACCCGCCACTTCCGCCATTGA
- a CDS encoding DUF3108 domain-containing protein: MSRSSLLAGIAAFAAIASPAAAIEAVSGRYEIMIGGLQVGVAGFEGRISNDSYETSVSVRLSGVSRLIASGRGSATASGRIAGGRAVPANYALTLNTTQQNEAIRMAMSGGAVRTFSAEPAKPEAPDQVPLTASHRQGVLDPLAAALFVVAGSGPTVSAEACARTFPVFDGRQRYDLAFSYSRTEELKVPGYSGPAVVCNARYRPIAGHRPAQTQGMEQNRDMQIWLAPVAGTRALVPARIMIRTPVGMAQIEPTKLELGSPTSTASINR, from the coding sequence GTGTCTCGATCGAGCCTCCTGGCGGGTATCGCCGCCTTTGCCGCGATTGCCTCTCCTGCCGCGGCGATCGAAGCCGTTTCCGGACGCTACGAGATCATGATCGGCGGCCTGCAGGTCGGCGTCGCCGGCTTCGAAGGGCGCATTTCCAACGACAGCTATGAAACCTCCGTCTCGGTGCGCCTCTCCGGCGTGTCGCGGCTGATCGCGTCCGGCCGCGGCTCGGCGACCGCCTCGGGCCGGATCGCCGGCGGGCGCGCCGTGCCGGCCAATTATGCTCTGACCCTCAACACGACCCAGCAGAATGAAGCGATCCGCATGGCCATGTCCGGCGGCGCGGTGCGCACGTTCAGCGCCGAGCCGGCAAAACCCGAGGCGCCCGACCAGGTGCCGCTGACGGCGAGCCATCGCCAGGGTGTGCTGGATCCGCTGGCCGCGGCGCTGTTCGTGGTGGCCGGTTCCGGCCCGACGGTTTCGGCCGAAGCCTGCGCCCGGACCTTCCCGGTCTTCGACGGGCGTCAGCGCTACGACCTCGCCTTTTCCTATTCCCGGACCGAGGAACTCAAGGTTCCCGGTTATTCCGGCCCGGCGGTCGTCTGCAATGCCCGCTATCGGCCGATCGCCGGCCATCGCCCGGCGCAGACCCAGGGCATGGAGCAGAACCGCGACATGCAAATCTGGCTCGCCCCGGTCGCCGGAACGCGCGCCCTGGTGCCGGCACGCATCATGATCCGCACGCCGGTCGGCATGGCTCAGATCGAACCGACCAAGCTCGAGCTCGGCAGCCCCACCTCGACCGCCTCGATCAACCGCTGA
- a CDS encoding ABC transporter ATP-binding protein, whose product MTGRPLLEIRHLSKNFGGLVATSDVSLEVRPGETLALIGPNGAGKTTLIAQLQGELRPSSGAILFRGRDITHMPPQRRASLGLARSFQITAVLPDFTALENVRLAVQARSGHSFRFWRSAAGDASLDGPAGEALDQVGLGARRATRADALSHGEQRQLELAIALAMKPALLLLDEPMAGIGRQDAAAMTALLRNLKRSYSIVLVEHDMNAVFALADRVAVLVAGAVIAVGAPDAVRADPAVRAAYLGHTS is encoded by the coding sequence ATGACCGGCCGGCCCCTGCTCGAGATCCGCCATCTCAGCAAAAATTTCGGCGGCCTGGTCGCCACCAGCGACGTCAGCCTGGAGGTCCGGCCCGGCGAAACGCTCGCCCTGATCGGCCCGAACGGCGCCGGCAAGACCACCTTGATCGCGCAATTGCAGGGCGAGTTGCGGCCATCCTCCGGTGCCATTCTGTTCCGTGGCCGCGACATCACCCACATGCCGCCGCAGCGGCGCGCATCGCTCGGCCTTGCCCGGTCGTTCCAGATCACCGCCGTGCTGCCGGACTTCACCGCGCTCGAAAATGTCCGGCTGGCGGTACAGGCCCGCAGCGGGCATTCCTTCCGGTTCTGGCGCTCCGCCGCGGGCGACGCGTCCCTCGACGGCCCTGCCGGCGAGGCCCTGGACCAGGTCGGGCTCGGCGCCCGCAGGGCGACACGCGCCGATGCCTTGTCGCATGGCGAGCAGCGGCAGCTGGAACTGGCCATTGCGCTCGCCATGAAGCCAGCGCTGCTGCTGCTCGACGAGCCGATGGCCGGCATCGGCCGGCAGGATGCCGCCGCGATGACGGCCCTGCTGCGCAATCTGAAGCGATCCTACAGCATCGTGCTGGTCGAACACGACATGAACGCCGTCTTCGCCCTGGCCGACCGCGTCGCGGTACTGGTCGCCGGCGCGGTCATTGCCGTTGGCGCGCCCGATGCGGTGCGGGCCGATCCGGCGGTGCGCGCCGCCTATCTCGGCCACACGTCGTGA
- a CDS encoding carboxymuconolactone decarboxylase family protein — MAAPDRLPAIPPSAYTPAQAEAAAEFRARRGAEPFGPYAPLLRSPKVMQDVEALGRRMRHGSCLTEDLKEMAICQVARAYCQQFEWSVHVLEAEKAGVSRALLEAIAEGRRPDVMTSDEALIHDAVAELIATKRWSDTTYARIVARHGEQGAVEIPALIGIYALLALVLNVARTPADGAEGLARWPE, encoded by the coding sequence ATGGCTGCTCCCGACCGCCTGCCCGCGATCCCGCCTTCGGCCTATACCCCGGCCCAGGCGGAAGCCGCAGCCGAGTTCCGCGCGCGCCGCGGCGCCGAGCCGTTCGGGCCCTATGCACCGCTGCTGCGCTCGCCCAAGGTCATGCAGGATGTCGAGGCGCTCGGCCGGCGCATGCGCCACGGTTCCTGCCTGACCGAAGATCTGAAGGAAATGGCCATTTGCCAGGTGGCGCGGGCCTATTGCCAGCAGTTCGAATGGTCGGTGCATGTCCTCGAGGCGGAAAAGGCCGGCGTCTCCAGGGCGCTGCTGGAGGCGATCGCCGAGGGCCGCAGGCCCGATGTCATGACCTCGGACGAAGCCTTGATCCATGACGCCGTGGCCGAGCTCATCGCCACCAAGCGCTGGTCCGACACGACCTATGCCCGCATCGTCGCCCGCCACGGCGAGCAGGGTGCGGTCGAGATCCCCGCCCTGATCGGCATCTATGCCTTGCTGGCGCTGGTGCTCAACGTCGCCCGCACCCCGGCCGACGGTGCCGAGGGCCTGGCGCGTTGGCCCGAATAA
- a CDS encoding MFS transporter: MQTQSLAVAEPPAEPARSAAITGWVLFDWAAQPYFTLINTFVYAPFFASAVAANPVEGQAMWGFATSAAGLAIAFLSPILGAIADASGRRKPWIAAFGVLLVVGSGLLWFGRPGAPETVALVLFAFVLATIGAEFATVFNNSMMPTLVPPDRMGRLSGLGWAIGYVGGMTSLILMLGFLVANPETGKTIIGLKPLFGLDAAAREGDRAAGPLTALWFIVFVIPLFLFTPDVPARMGMADAARSGLRSIRGTIAELRKHRNIMVFLIANMIYMDGLIALFALGGIYAAGVFGWTTIEIGLFGMLLTITGTFGALIGGKLDDAIGSKPVILGAILFLTLSTFAILLIGPGHVFFVFETAKPMPGDGLFATLPERIYLILGGIMGAAAGPLQAASRSLLVRLAPRDKIGQFFGLFALSGKVTAFVGPFLSSVVTLALNDQRAGLGVLLVMFVIGAITLTQVRTRPAPA; the protein is encoded by the coding sequence ATGCAAACTCAATCCCTCGCCGTCGCCGAACCCCCTGCCGAGCCGGCCCGCAGTGCGGCGATCACCGGCTGGGTGCTGTTCGATTGGGCGGCTCAGCCCTATTTCACCCTGATCAACACCTTCGTCTATGCGCCGTTCTTCGCCAGCGCGGTCGCCGCCAATCCGGTCGAAGGCCAGGCCATGTGGGGTTTCGCCACCAGCGCCGCCGGGCTCGCCATCGCCTTCCTGTCGCCGATACTGGGCGCCATCGCCGATGCGTCGGGCCGCCGCAAGCCGTGGATCGCCGCCTTCGGGGTCCTGCTGGTGGTCGGATCGGGGCTCCTGTGGTTCGGCCGGCCCGGCGCGCCGGAAACAGTGGCGCTCGTCCTGTTCGCCTTCGTGCTCGCCACCATCGGCGCGGAATTCGCCACCGTCTTCAACAATTCCATGATGCCGACCCTGGTACCGCCCGACCGCATGGGCCGGCTCTCCGGTCTCGGCTGGGCGATCGGTTATGTCGGCGGCATGACGTCGCTGATCCTGATGCTGGGTTTCCTGGTGGCAAACCCGGAGACCGGCAAGACGATCATTGGCCTGAAACCGCTGTTCGGGCTCGATGCGGCGGCGCGCGAGGGCGACCGGGCCGCCGGCCCGCTGACTGCCCTGTGGTTCATCGTCTTCGTCATTCCGCTCTTCCTGTTCACCCCGGACGTGCCGGCCAGGATGGGCATGGCGGACGCCGCGAGATCCGGCCTCAGAAGCATCCGCGGCACCATCGCCGAGCTGCGCAAGCACCGCAACATCATGGTCTTCCTGATCGCCAACATGATCTACATGGACGGCCTGATCGCGCTGTTTGCCCTCGGCGGCATCTATGCGGCCGGCGTGTTCGGCTGGACGACGATCGAAATCGGCCTGTTCGGCATGCTCCTGACCATCACCGGCACGTTCGGCGCGCTGATCGGCGGCAAGCTCGACGATGCGATCGGCTCGAAGCCGGTGATCCTCGGCGCCATCCTGTTCCTGACCCTGTCGACTTTTGCCATCCTGCTGATCGGGCCGGGCCACGTCTTCTTCGTCTTCGAGACGGCGAAACCGATGCCCGGCGACGGCCTGTTCGCGACCCTGCCGGAACGGATCTACCTGATCCTCGGCGGGATCATGGGCGCCGCCGCGGGCCCGCTCCAGGCGGCCTCGCGCTCGCTCCTGGTCCGGCTCGCGCCGCGCGACAAGATCGGCCAGTTCTTCGGCTTGTTCGCCCTGTCGGGCAAGGTCACCGCCTTTGTCGGCCCGTTCCTGTCGAGCGTCGTGACGCTGGCGCTCAACGACCAGCGCGCCGGCCTCGGCGTGCTGCTGGTCATGTTCGTCATCGGAGCGATCACCCTGACGCAGGTGCGCACCCGGCCCGCGCCGGCCTGA
- the ggt gene encoding gamma-glutamyltransferase gives MRCVHAVLVAGLLSCVALAQPVAQPAPAPAPTVLPVPSPAPLPTLSPTSLPTSLPTSLPTWPIISDVARVHPAIAANGLVTSQEAQATRVGVSVLARGGNAVDAAVAVGFALAVTLPRAGNLGGGGFMLVHLAERNETIAIDYREMAPQAATPTMFLGPNGEPDPRLSRDSGLAAGVPGTVAGLAEAHRRYGSGRFTLAELIQPAIRLARDGIPVDEDLADSLPQAARRLARFPASMRIFLKPDGSAPRRGETLVQADLARSLEAIAQRGPAGFYEGTIAERIVAALGAHGGIMTVADLAAYRPVIRDVVRGRYRGYTLASMPPPSSGGVHLIQLLNLLEPFDLGAMGHNSAEAIHVMVEAMKLAYADRAQHLGDPDGTSVPVRGLTSRAYADILRPLIDRGRARPAAEVRPGDPAPHEGEQTTHFSVVDRSGNAVANTYTLNFSYGLGLVAEGTGILMNNEMDDFAAKAGAVNAYGLVQGAANLPGPGKRPLSSMTPTILFRDGKVAMVTGSPGGSRIITITLQTILNVADHRMNIAEAIAAPRVHHQWQPDAIDVEQGVSVDTLRLLVGRGHRIAPRPAFGNVNAILATPQGWTGASDSRQRGTLAAGH, from the coding sequence ATGCGGTGTGTTCATGCTGTCCTCGTTGCGGGCCTGTTGTCCTGCGTGGCCCTGGCCCAGCCGGTGGCGCAGCCGGCTCCGGCGCCTGCACCGACGGTTTTGCCGGTGCCTTCGCCAGCGCCCCTGCCGACGCTGTCGCCGACCTCCTTGCCGACCTCCTTGCCGACCTCCTTGCCGACTTGGCCGATCATTTCGGACGTCGCCCGGGTCCACCCGGCGATCGCCGCGAACGGCTTGGTGACCAGCCAGGAAGCCCAGGCGACCCGTGTCGGGGTCTCGGTTCTGGCGCGCGGCGGCAATGCCGTGGACGCTGCGGTGGCGGTCGGTTTCGCGCTCGCCGTCACCTTGCCGCGGGCCGGCAACCTCGGCGGCGGCGGTTTCATGCTGGTGCATCTCGCCGAACGCAACGAGACGATCGCCATCGACTATCGTGAAATGGCCCCGCAAGCGGCGACGCCGACCATGTTCCTCGGCCCCAATGGCGAGCCGGACCCGCGCCTGTCGCGTGATTCGGGGCTGGCCGCCGGCGTGCCGGGAACGGTTGCCGGGCTCGCCGAGGCGCATCGGCGCTACGGATCCGGCCGGTTCACGCTGGCCGAGCTGATCCAGCCGGCCATCCGGCTCGCCCGCGACGGCATTCCGGTCGACGAGGATCTTGCCGATTCGCTGCCGCAGGCGGCCCGCCGGCTCGCCCGTTTCCCGGCCTCGATGCGGATCTTCCTGAAACCGGACGGATCGGCGCCGCGGCGCGGCGAGACCCTGGTCCAGGCCGATCTCGCCCGCTCGCTCGAAGCCATTGCCCAGCGCGGCCCTGCGGGTTTCTACGAGGGCACCATCGCCGAACGGATCGTCGCGGCGCTCGGCGCCCATGGCGGCATCATGACGGTCGCCGATCTCGCCGCCTATCGCCCTGTCATCCGCGACGTCGTGCGTGGCCGCTATCGCGGCTACACGCTCGCCTCCATGCCGCCGCCGTCATCGGGCGGCGTCCATCTCATCCAACTGCTCAACCTGCTGGAGCCGTTCGATCTCGGTGCCATGGGCCATAACAGCGCCGAGGCGATCCATGTCATGGTCGAGGCGATGAAGCTCGCTTATGCCGATCGTGCGCAACATCTCGGCGATCCCGACGGCACCAGCGTGCCGGTGCGCGGCCTGACCTCGAGGGCTTATGCCGACATCCTTCGTCCCTTGATCGACCGTGGCCGGGCGCGGCCGGCGGCCGAGGTTCGGCCTGGCGATCCGGCGCCACATGAAGGCGAGCAGACGACGCATTTCTCGGTGGTCGACCGATCAGGCAATGCGGTCGCCAATACCTATACGCTGAACTTCTCCTACGGGCTGGGGCTGGTCGCCGAGGGCACCGGCATCCTGATGAACAACGAGATGGACGATTTCGCCGCCAAGGCCGGCGCGGTCAATGCCTACGGCCTGGTCCAGGGCGCGGCCAACCTGCCGGGACCGGGCAAGCGTCCCCTGTCGTCGATGACCCCGACCATCCTGTTTCGCGACGGCAAGGTCGCCATGGTCACGGGATCACCGGGCGGCAGCCGGATCATCACCATCACCCTGCAGACCATTCTCAATGTGGCCGACCATCGCATGAACATTGCCGAAGCGATTGCCGCGCCGCGCGTCCACCATCAGTGGCAGCCCGACGCCATCGATGTCGAACAGGGCGTCTCGGTCGACACGCTGCGGCTGCTGGTCGGGCGCGGCCACCGCATCGCGCCGCGGCCGGCCTTCGGCAATGTCAATGCCATCCTGGCGACCCCCCAGGGCTGGACCGGCGCCTCCGACAGCCGCCAGCGCGGCACGCTCGCCGCCGGCCATTAG